From a region of the Sinorhizobium sp. B11 genome:
- a CDS encoding MliC family protein: protein MSRLNSSALALAGAVLVMSLSPAFAEDKAAVIYRCDDGEGATASFVTEPSAVLLTTGGKSFRLPQGMSGSGARYTDGTVLFWIKGNDAQLEAPGRSTSCHVQ from the coding sequence ATGAGCAGGTTGAACAGCAGTGCGTTGGCTCTGGCAGGTGCGGTGCTTGTGATGAGCCTTTCGCCGGCATTTGCCGAGGACAAGGCGGCGGTAATCTATCGCTGCGATGACGGCGAAGGCGCCACCGCAAGCTTCGTGACCGAGCCGAGCGCGGTGCTGCTGACCACGGGCGGGAAGAGCTTCCGTCTGCCGCAGGGCATGTCCGGTTCCGGCGCGCGTTACACCGACGGCACCGTGCTGTTCTGGATCAAGGGCAACGATGCGCAGCTGGAGGCGCCCGGGCGATCCACCAGCTGCCACGTGCAGTAA
- the napF gene encoding ferredoxin-type protein NapF, with amino-acid sequence MVLSTRTRRGFLTGRSSADPATNFPPGVILPPGATETSVRSCSGCGACVDACPTKIISIRSGIPTVDFRLGECTFCGQCAERCPESVFPAGAASSFAHHAVIDDGCLANNYVDCQACRDSCPEGAIRFWPRLGGPFVPELDAHACTGCGACISVCPADAIAMKPRHRETAHV; translated from the coding sequence ATGGTTCTCTCGACACGCACGCGACGCGGTTTTCTGACCGGCAGGTCATCGGCAGATCCGGCGACGAATTTTCCTCCCGGGGTGATACTTCCCCCCGGAGCGACTGAAACATCCGTTCGGAGCTGTTCGGGCTGCGGCGCATGCGTCGATGCCTGTCCCACCAAGATCATTTCGATCCGTTCGGGCATTCCCACCGTGGATTTCCGGCTCGGGGAATGCACCTTCTGCGGCCAGTGCGCGGAACGATGTCCCGAGAGCGTTTTTCCGGCAGGTGCCGCCAGCAGCTTTGCCCATCATGCTGTTATCGATGACGGGTGCCTCGCCAACAATTACGTCGACTGTCAGGCCTGCCGCGACAGCTGTCCTGAAGGCGCCATCCGATTCTGGCCGCGGCTCGGCGGGCCGTTCGTTCCCGAGCTCGATGCGCATGCCTGTACGGGATGCGGCGCCTGCATTTCGGTCTGTCCGGCCGATGCAATCGCGATGAAACCCCGCCATCGGGAGACAGCCCATGTCTGA
- a CDS encoding glutathione S-transferase family protein, with amino-acid sequence MTITITAFERSPDRGKGLARDMRVRWALEEAGQPYDVRLVSFKTMKEHAHLALQPFGQIPTYEEGDLALFESGAIILHIALNHGGLLPDDANARARAITWIFAAISTMEPVIVERETARFEEGKESWYPERQAHVERRIRKRLGELSARLGDADWLDGDFSAGDLQMISVLLRLEGSALLGEYPNLCAYVARGQARPAFKRAFEAQKAVFLCVSAGGQ; translated from the coding sequence ATGACGATCACCATTACCGCCTTCGAACGCTCGCCCGATCGCGGCAAGGGCCTTGCGCGCGACATGCGCGTGCGCTGGGCGCTGGAGGAAGCAGGCCAGCCCTATGATGTCCGCCTCGTCTCCTTCAAGACGATGAAGGAGCATGCCCATCTTGCGCTTCAGCCCTTCGGGCAGATCCCGACCTATGAGGAAGGCGATCTCGCGCTCTTCGAATCCGGCGCGATCATCCTGCATATCGCCCTCAATCATGGCGGCCTGCTGCCCGATGATGCCAACGCCCGGGCGCGCGCCATCACCTGGATCTTCGCCGCCATCTCCACGATGGAACCCGTCATCGTCGAGCGCGAGACCGCCAGATTTGAAGAGGGCAAGGAGAGCTGGTACCCGGAGCGGCAGGCCCATGTCGAAAGACGCATCCGCAAGCGGCTCGGCGAACTCTCCGCCCGGCTCGGCGATGCCGACTGGCTGGACGGAGATTTCAGCGCCGGCGACCTGCAGATGATCTCGGTGCTGCTGCGGCTGGAGGGATCGGCGCTGCTGGGCGAATATCCCAACCTCTGCGCCTATGTCGCACGCGGACAGGCGCGGCCCGCATTCAAGCGCGCCTTCGAGGCACAGAAGGCGGTGTTCCTGTGCGTATCGGCCGGCGGGCAATAG
- a CDS encoding SDR family oxidoreductase yields MTDRKTIAIFGAGTGLGAFVARRYGKAGFRVALVARNAQSLDQRVSELSAQGIEAAAFPGDLNEIDAIAALVEKIEEKSGPIHTAVFAPVGSFRMLPAVDLTAALLKELVNILTLAPVEVVRAVLPGMLARGNGAIIVADGLSAVTPMPGLSGPGPAFAATRNYILGLHEEIKARGVFAGMLHIGAMIDNSTGLRIAAANGLPLDDRRFTTIDPDVLAEEIWSMAADRTRAESILPANRYAH; encoded by the coding sequence ATGACTGACCGGAAAACAATCGCGATTTTTGGTGCCGGCACAGGGTTGGGTGCTTTCGTCGCAAGGCGCTATGGAAAGGCCGGGTTCCGCGTCGCCCTCGTCGCTCGCAACGCCCAGTCTCTGGACCAAAGGGTGTCCGAGCTGTCGGCGCAGGGCATAGAAGCGGCCGCCTTTCCCGGCGATCTCAATGAGATCGACGCAATCGCGGCTTTGGTGGAAAAGATCGAAGAGAAGTCAGGTCCGATTCACACCGCCGTTTTCGCGCCTGTCGGCAGCTTTCGTATGCTTCCGGCTGTCGATCTGACGGCAGCCTTGCTCAAGGAACTCGTCAATATCCTGACCTTGGCTCCAGTCGAAGTCGTCCGCGCGGTATTGCCGGGTATGCTTGCTCGCGGCAATGGGGCGATCATCGTCGCCGACGGTCTTTCGGCGGTGACGCCAATGCCCGGATTGAGCGGCCCAGGCCCGGCCTTTGCCGCCACACGCAATTACATCCTCGGCCTCCACGAAGAGATCAAGGCGCGCGGCGTGTTCGCCGGGATGCTCCACATCGGTGCCATGATCGACAATTCCACAGGCCTTCGCATTGCGGCCGCAAATGGCCTGCCGCTCGATGATCGGCGCTTCACGACGATCGATCCCGACGTACTTGCCGAGGAAATCTGGTCGATGGCGGCCGACCGGACTCGTGCCGAGTCGATCCTGCCGGCTAATCGCTATGCGCATTGA
- a CDS encoding GntR family transcriptional regulator, protein MSLSFSSQPDAAQDMVYAWLKQHVLTLPRHETTFLTESQVCRETGVSRTPVREAFLRLEADGLLKIMPKKGAYIAAITEAEIDDIMQARRLVEEWCAQQASSFGSSVADGLDDMIARQEQVRNDPVAFIESDREFHRTIVRAAGNVVLATFYESLRDRQVRMGVHAISVGSRIDEVLVEHRAIVDAIRAGEPGRAVAAVGEHLARTLTALRTPSFGGRAAVSRAAE, encoded by the coding sequence ATGTCGCTTTCATTCTCTTCGCAGCCGGATGCCGCCCAGGACATGGTCTATGCCTGGTTGAAGCAGCACGTGCTGACCTTGCCCCGCCATGAGACGACTTTCCTGACGGAGTCGCAGGTCTGCCGGGAGACCGGAGTTTCCCGAACTCCCGTGCGGGAAGCCTTCCTGCGGCTGGAAGCCGACGGCTTGCTCAAGATCATGCCGAAGAAGGGGGCTTACATCGCGGCGATCACCGAGGCCGAGATCGACGATATCATGCAGGCTCGACGCCTCGTCGAAGAGTGGTGCGCGCAGCAGGCAAGCAGTTTCGGCAGCAGCGTCGCCGATGGATTGGACGACATGATCGCGCGGCAGGAACAAGTCCGCAACGATCCCGTCGCCTTCATCGAAAGCGATCGGGAATTCCACCGGACAATCGTGCGGGCAGCGGGCAACGTGGTTCTCGCAACATTCTACGAGAGCCTGCGGGATCGGCAGGTCAGGATGGGCGTGCATGCCATCTCCGTCGGCAGCCGGATCGATGAGGTCCTGGTCGAACATCGCGCAATTGTCGATGCGATCCGGGCCGGCGAGCCGGGACGGGCGGTGGCGGCGGTCGGCGAGCATCTGGCGAGGACGCTGACGGCATTGCGGACACCGTCTTTCGGCGGCCGGGCTGCCGTCTCTCGGGCTGCGGAATAG
- a CDS encoding DUF805 domain-containing protein produces MFFLDQRQGDSMLRAFSLHGRLGRLRYFLSNMAVIAFAAAAIFALTRLLTPVGTRQTIPMVEALVALTYVLAIIASLCLMVTRLHDFDQSGWWSPSVLLLHLVYSYYEAVGSLIGAILTGIFLLALHLAIILTPGSKTANRFGEVPGSAGAPV; encoded by the coding sequence GTGTTTTTTCTCGATCAGCGGCAAGGGGATTCAATGCTCAGAGCATTCTCGTTACACGGTAGGCTTGGTCGTCTTCGCTATTTCCTGTCCAACATGGCAGTCATCGCTTTCGCCGCGGCCGCGATATTCGCGCTCACTCGCCTACTGACGCCGGTCGGAACTCGGCAGACGATTCCTATGGTTGAGGCGTTGGTCGCCCTGACCTATGTGCTGGCTATCATCGCCAGCCTTTGCTTGATGGTGACGCGTCTGCATGACTTCGATCAGAGCGGCTGGTGGAGCCCTTCAGTCCTCTTGCTTCATTTGGTCTATAGCTATTACGAGGCGGTTGGCTCCCTGATCGGGGCAATTCTCACCGGCATTTTTCTGCTGGCGCTCCATCTTGCAATCATCCTCACTCCTGGCTCGAAAACTGCCAACCGGTTTGGCGAAGTGCCCGGCTCCGCCGGAGCGCCTGTTTAG
- a CDS encoding DUF4142 domain-containing protein, with protein MKPFLIAGLAMLIASPVLAQTAAEKTGVNSALGVAPKTEDFVAEAATSDMFEIDSSKLAIARSDAATKAFAEQMVKDHQKTSQELKALVSGGKVQAKIPQTMTSAQKEMLDKLSSLQGEDFTKQYHADQEEAHEDAVDLFKRYGDEGDNPDLKAWAAKTRPALEHHLQMAKDLNK; from the coding sequence ATGAAGCCTTTTCTCATCGCCGGTCTTGCCATGCTCATCGCATCGCCCGTGCTTGCGCAGACAGCCGCAGAGAAAACCGGTGTCAATTCCGCCCTCGGGGTTGCACCGAAGACAGAGGATTTCGTTGCGGAGGCGGCGACATCGGACATGTTCGAGATCGATTCCAGCAAGCTTGCCATCGCGCGCTCGGACGCAGCGACCAAGGCTTTCGCCGAGCAGATGGTGAAGGATCATCAGAAGACGTCGCAGGAGCTGAAGGCGCTGGTCTCCGGCGGCAAGGTGCAGGCGAAGATCCCGCAGACGATGACATCGGCCCAGAAGGAGATGCTCGACAAGCTCAGCAGCCTGCAGGGCGAGGATTTCACCAAGCAGTATCATGCCGACCAGGAGGAGGCGCATGAGGATGCCGTCGATCTCTTCAAGCGCTACGGCGATGAAGGCGACAATCCGGATCTGAAGGCCTGGGCCGCAAAGACCCGGCCGGCGCTCGAGCATCACCTGCAGATGGCTAAGGACCTGAACAAGTAG
- the napE gene encoding periplasmic nitrate reductase, NapE protein: MAQITDSVAEFKRKRRRELLTFAVLAFGIWPVVAVGVVGGYGFMVWMYQIVYGPPGPHEVKAAPPGSAE, translated from the coding sequence GTGGCTCAAATCACGGATTCTGTCGCAGAGTTCAAGAGGAAGCGCAGGCGGGAGCTTTTGACCTTCGCCGTGCTCGCTTTCGGGATTTGGCCCGTCGTCGCCGTCGGGGTCGTCGGCGGTTACGGCTTCATGGTCTGGATGTACCAGATCGTCTACGGGCCGCCGGGGCCGCATGAGGTCAAGGCTGCACCTCCCGGCTCGGCAGAGTGA
- a CDS encoding cupin domain-containing protein, with translation MSSPISAFREHKEFHRVDMDTGWHGPSGYPPGIEQKILAGRLDETGGKGSRTRLLRFSPGARTDRPFVHDYWEEVYLLEGDLIVGDGTELATTFSIHTYACRPPGVFHGPFRSETGCLLLEVHYYDAP, from the coding sequence ATGAGCTCTCCGATTTCGGCCTTCCGGGAGCACAAGGAGTTCCACCGCGTCGACATGGATACCGGCTGGCATGGTCCTTCCGGCTATCCGCCCGGCATCGAACAGAAGATACTGGCGGGACGCCTGGACGAGACCGGGGGCAAAGGCAGCCGCACCCGCTTGCTCCGCTTCAGCCCGGGTGCGCGGACCGATCGGCCGTTTGTCCACGATTACTGGGAGGAGGTCTATCTGCTCGAGGGCGACCTGATCGTCGGTGATGGAACAGAACTGGCGACGACCTTCTCCATCCATACCTATGCCTGTCGTCCACCCGGTGTCTTTCACGGACCATTCAGATCGGAGACGGGATGTCTGCTGCTGGAGGTCCACTACTATGACGCACCATAG
- a CDS encoding chaperone NapD: MSDSRHHVSSAVVVTRPELTGDVAARLVAIEGVEVHATVPGKIVVVIEGPHSGVLGERLIGISAMDGVLAAHMVFEQALEMKETIDDDRTHAA, encoded by the coding sequence ATGTCTGACAGCCGCCATCACGTCTCCAGCGCCGTCGTCGTTACCCGCCCGGAACTGACCGGCGATGTCGCGGCGCGTCTGGTTGCGATCGAAGGGGTCGAGGTTCACGCGACGGTGCCCGGCAAGATCGTCGTGGTGATCGAAGGGCCGCATTCCGGCGTGCTCGGGGAAAGGCTGATCGGCATTTCGGCGATGGACGGCGTGCTCGCCGCCCACATGGTTTTTGAACAGGCATTGGAAATGAAGGAGACAATCGATGACGACCGAACTCACGCGGCGTGA
- a CDS encoding 4-hydroxyphenylacetate 3-monooxygenase — protein sequence MLKTGAQHIEALRDGRQVFINGAVAGDVTAHLAFRETVRSVARLYDFQSEERNRALMTCETESGDRASRIWQMPASYAELVERRKALETWATLHCGFLGRAPDHVASCLSGMMMGIDVFRDHDPKRADALADYYRHARDSDLYLTYVIINPQADRSKTASQQQDRTLTAGVVDQDAEGLTIRGAKMLATGAIMANEVLVTCIQPLSEGDEPYAVSFAVPMNARGMTIMSRKSYEEHAVSVFDNPLASRFDENDAVLYFDDVKVPWDRVFINQDIKMCQRQFHDTPAHVLQNYQAQIRLMVKMRFLSGLAHRIAETNGIVNFPQVREILGSLAAQNAMVDAFVHAMEVKGQMRGRHFIPDAHMLYSAQVLTQKLYPAVISTLRELAGGGLIMLPSSVADFADPQLKELIERTQQSPAASAEGRVKLFKLAWDAIGSEFASRHTQYEMFYAGANFVTTNHSFRTFDWHSGTRLVDQMLDSYSLEGERPADAAVAA from the coding sequence ATGTTGAAGACAGGTGCACAGCATATCGAAGCCCTGCGCGACGGCAGGCAGGTGTTCATCAACGGCGCTGTTGCGGGCGATGTCACCGCGCATCTGGCCTTTCGCGAAACGGTACGGTCCGTGGCGCGGCTCTATGACTTCCAGAGCGAAGAACGGAACCGGGCGCTCATGACCTGCGAGACGGAGAGCGGGGATCGCGCAAGCCGGATCTGGCAGATGCCGGCGAGCTACGCGGAACTCGTGGAGCGACGCAAGGCGCTGGAGACATGGGCCACGCTGCATTGCGGTTTCCTTGGTCGCGCTCCCGATCATGTCGCCTCCTGCCTGTCCGGCATGATGATGGGGATCGATGTGTTCCGGGATCATGATCCGAAGCGCGCCGATGCGCTGGCCGACTATTATCGCCATGCCCGCGACAGCGACCTCTACCTGACATACGTGATCATCAATCCGCAGGCGGACCGGTCGAAGACGGCAAGCCAGCAACAGGACCGCACGCTGACTGCCGGTGTCGTCGATCAGGATGCGGAGGGCCTGACGATCCGCGGCGCGAAGATGCTGGCGACGGGTGCGATCATGGCGAACGAAGTCCTCGTGACCTGCATCCAGCCTCTCTCGGAAGGAGACGAGCCCTATGCCGTCTCCTTCGCCGTCCCGATGAATGCGCGCGGCATGACAATCATGTCCCGCAAATCCTACGAGGAACATGCGGTGAGCGTGTTCGACAACCCGCTCGCCAGTCGCTTCGACGAGAACGACGCGGTCCTCTATTTCGATGACGTCAAGGTGCCCTGGGACAGGGTATTCATCAACCAGGATATCAAGATGTGCCAGCGGCAGTTTCATGACACGCCGGCGCATGTCCTGCAGAACTATCAGGCACAGATCCGCCTGATGGTGAAGATGCGCTTCCTGTCGGGGCTGGCGCATCGCATTGCCGAAACCAACGGCATCGTCAATTTCCCGCAGGTGCGTGAGATCCTCGGCTCGCTGGCAGCCCAGAATGCGATGGTCGACGCCTTTGTCCACGCCATGGAGGTCAAGGGGCAGATGCGCGGCCGCCATTTCATCCCGGATGCGCACATGCTCTATTCGGCGCAGGTGCTGACCCAGAAACTTTATCCCGCCGTGATTTCGACCCTGCGCGAACTGGCGGGCGGCGGATTGATCATGCTGCCTTCGAGCGTCGCCGATTTCGCCGACCCGCAGCTGAAGGAGCTGATCGAGAGGACGCAGCAATCACCGGCAGCGAGCGCCGAAGGACGGGTGAAGCTGTTCAAACTGGCCTGGGATGCGATCGGCTCTGAATTCGCCTCGCGCCATACACAATACGAAATGTTCTATGCCGGGGCGAATTTCGTCACCACCAACCACAGTTTCCGCACCTTCGACTGGCATTCCGGCACAAGGCTCGTCGACCAGATGCTGGATTCCTATTCGCTCGAAGGCGAGCGTCCGGCCGATGCCGCGGTGGCGGCATGA
- a CDS encoding nitrate reductase cytochrome c-type subunit, with translation MVPSLSGNENPMESKEAKPVPKWVIDDMRKMRNYPDQPPIIPHSIEGYQLTVNANRCLSCHRRELTEGSGAPMISVTHYMTREGQMLADVSPRRYFCTACHVPQADAKPLVPNTFKDMSELGFKPAGSEQ, from the coding sequence ATGGTGCCCTCGTTGTCCGGCAACGAGAATCCGATGGAGAGCAAGGAGGCGAAGCCCGTACCCAAATGGGTGATCGATGACATGAGGAAGATGCGGAACTATCCGGACCAGCCTCCGATCATCCCGCATTCGATCGAGGGCTACCAGCTGACGGTGAACGCCAATCGCTGTCTCTCCTGCCATCGGCGCGAGTTGACGGAAGGCTCCGGTGCGCCGATGATCAGCGTCACCCATTACATGACCCGCGAAGGGCAGATGCTCGCCGATGTCTCGCCGCGGCGATATTTCTGCACCGCCTGCCACGTGCCGCAGGCGGATGCGAAGCCGCTGGTGCCGAACACCTTCAAGGATATGAGCGAGCTGGGCTTCAAGCCTGCGGGAAGCGAGCAATGA
- a CDS encoding flavin reductase family protein, protein MEPVFDVNAFRQALGQFPTGVCVVTSVVGTETLGVTISSFNSLSLDPPLVLFSIDRRAASLPLWQQATAYTINVLSENQADLSGRFSRSLSDKWEGIACETRAGHGPVLPGAAAVFHCAHWAVHQGGDHLLFIGKVISFRTFRDRHPLVFSKGRYAALENERFADQSWPLASHY, encoded by the coding sequence ATGGAACCAGTTTTCGACGTGAATGCATTCAGGCAGGCGTTGGGGCAGTTTCCGACCGGTGTGTGCGTGGTCACCAGTGTCGTCGGCACGGAGACGCTCGGTGTGACGATCAGCTCGTTCAATTCTCTCTCGCTCGACCCGCCGCTGGTCCTGTTCAGCATCGATCGCCGTGCGGCCAGCCTGCCGCTTTGGCAGCAGGCGACGGCGTACACGATCAACGTTCTCTCGGAAAACCAGGCGGATCTTTCGGGCCGCTTCTCGCGGTCGCTTAGCGACAAGTGGGAGGGGATCGCCTGCGAGACCCGGGCAGGGCACGGTCCCGTATTGCCGGGTGCTGCGGCGGTGTTTCACTGCGCGCATTGGGCCGTCCATCAGGGCGGCGACCATCTTCTTTTCATAGGCAAAGTCATCTCGTTCCGCACATTCCGGGACCGCCATCCGCTGGTCTTTTCCAAGGGCCGTTACGCCGCCCTGGAAAATGAAAGATTCGCCGATCAATCGTGGCCGTTGGCCTCGCACTATTGA
- a CDS encoding LssY C-terminal domain-containing protein: MRHRTRIRMATRSVAALLFTYLLLAYFVIPEIWIFHDADRVAKVGNMVTTTEQGIPGDPINVGLVGSKEEVIRAFAAAGWDPADKITLRTSIDIGLSVVLDRPDLDAPVSPLLFEGRKQDLAFEKPVGKSADERNHVRFWLTEQTGPNGRPHWLGSASFDRGVGFSHDTGQITHHIGPDVDAERDLVISDLLKAGQLLSSYEINGIGPTKDGRNGGGDPYFTDGKALVGVLRNQ, translated from the coding sequence ATGCGTCATCGCACGAGAATCCGCATGGCGACGAGATCAGTGGCTGCCCTGCTGTTCACATATTTGCTGCTTGCCTATTTCGTCATTCCCGAAATCTGGATTTTTCACGATGCCGACCGCGTTGCCAAAGTTGGCAACATGGTCACGACCACCGAGCAGGGTATTCCCGGCGACCCCATCAATGTCGGTCTTGTCGGTTCGAAGGAAGAGGTCATCCGGGCGTTCGCGGCGGCCGGATGGGATCCTGCCGACAAGATTACCCTGCGCACATCGATCGATATCGGACTGAGTGTGGTGCTTGATCGGCCTGATCTCGATGCGCCGGTGAGCCCCCTGCTTTTTGAGGGCAGAAAACAGGATCTGGCTTTCGAAAAGCCCGTCGGCAAAAGCGCCGACGAACGCAACCATGTCCGTTTTTGGCTGACCGAACAAACCGGCCCAAATGGCCGCCCGCACTGGCTGGGCTCGGCAAGTTTTGATCGGGGCGTCGGCTTCAGCCACGACACCGGTCAAATCACGCATCATATCGGCCCTGATGTCGATGCAGAGCGAGACCTTGTCATCAGCGATCTTCTCAAGGCCGGGCAACTTTTGTCGAGCTATGAGATCAATGGCATCGGACCGACCAAAGACGGTCGCAACGGCGGCGGCGATCCCTATTTCACCGACGGAAAGGCTCTCGTCGGCGTGCTTCGAAACCAGTAA
- a CDS encoding alpha/beta hydrolase, with amino-acid sequence MMYVQPVPSPLVSPRVGKIVQTGREQIHMLESGSAGADPVVLLHGCGSIAEEVMMPFSGSGLHIIAPDRPGYGFSAALPAGERGPLGQSFWLERLLEALAFERVVLAAHSIGCAAALHLAARRPDLLKGLFLISPCCRPVPFKPLIVLRSAVAPFVGPVIRQHVIARWSSYFLERGLRTSSHPNPVAAGLFALPAMHVVNAASIATMAEELWAFNGDMQPLRSLPADLPVSVLFGREDRIIGPRWHLDWLQERHPAARVELLDGIGHMPHHVASDLAVTMLGDLAGKTPGDLADKTSGETSEGSQSTIAVA; translated from the coding sequence ATGATGTACGTGCAGCCCGTTCCTTCGCCGCTTGTCTCCCCGCGGGTCGGCAAGATCGTTCAGACCGGCCGCGAGCAGATCCATATGCTCGAAAGCGGCAGCGCGGGTGCGGATCCCGTCGTGCTGCTGCATGGTTGCGGCAGTATCGCCGAGGAGGTGATGATGCCGTTTTCGGGCAGCGGCCTCCATATCATCGCGCCCGACAGGCCGGGTTATGGTTTCAGCGCGGCACTGCCTGCCGGCGAGCGCGGGCCGCTTGGCCAGTCCTTCTGGCTGGAGCGTTTGCTGGAGGCGCTGGCGTTTGAGCGTGTGGTGCTCGCTGCCCACTCGATCGGCTGCGCGGCGGCCCTGCATCTGGCCGCCCGCCGGCCGGATCTGCTGAAAGGCCTGTTTCTCATCTCGCCCTGCTGCCGGCCCGTTCCCTTCAAGCCGCTGATCGTGCTGCGCAGCGCCGTCGCTCCCTTCGTCGGCCCCGTCATCCGCCAGCATGTGATTGCCCGCTGGTCGTCCTATTTCCTCGAGCGCGGCCTGCGCACCTCGTCCCATCCCAATCCCGTCGCCGCAGGGCTTTTCGCGCTGCCGGCCATGCATGTGGTCAATGCCGCCTCGATCGCCACCATGGCCGAGGAACTGTGGGCCTTCAACGGCGACATGCAGCCGCTCCGGAGCCTGCCGGCCGATCTGCCGGTTTCCGTTCTCTTCGGCCGTGAGGACCGGATCATCGGACCGCGCTGGCATCTCGACTGGCTTCAGGAGAGGCATCCGGCGGCCCGGGTCGAACTGCTGGATGGCATCGGCCATATGCCGCATCATGTCGCCTCCGATCTGGCGGTGACGATGCTGGGCGATCTTGCAGGCAAGACGCCGGGCGATCTTGCGGACAAGACGTCGGGCGAAACCAGTGAGGGGAGCCAGTCCACAATCGCGGTCGCCTAA
- the gltS gene encoding sodium/glutamate symporter: MSTIQVPGLLSFTIAILVFFAGANLNRLIPALTRWSIPEAVTGGLLAALVTLVAYEFFDIEISFELAARDMLLLYFFTGVGLNARVSDLFAGGKPFLILLALTLAFLVIQNLLSMGASEVLGLPQGMAILLGSISLIGGHGTAIAWAPVVSSRFGLTNALEIGIASATLGLVVASLIGGPIAQYLIARNGLSGPKDEELTIGVSRDAAAGQEDDVSYIGLLRTLLVTNIAIIIGYALHEIILEAGINLPLFVVCLLVAIVMTNSIPILAPSLPWPTHTRGLALISDLSLNVFLAMSLMSMQLWALSGLGLSLAIVLAVQTLAAIVYIILVVFPAMGRNYNAAVISAGFCGISLGATPTAIANMTAVTKIHGAATIAFIILPLVSAFFIDLANAAVLGFLVR; encoded by the coding sequence ATGTCGACAATACAAGTCCCGGGACTGCTGTCGTTCACCATAGCGATCCTCGTGTTCTTCGCCGGCGCGAACCTCAATCGGCTCATCCCTGCCCTCACCCGCTGGAGCATCCCGGAGGCAGTCACGGGCGGGCTGCTGGCAGCACTCGTGACGCTCGTCGCCTACGAGTTCTTCGATATCGAGATCAGCTTCGAGCTTGCCGCACGCGACATGCTGCTGCTTTACTTTTTCACCGGCGTCGGCCTGAACGCGCGGGTCTCCGATCTCTTTGCCGGGGGCAAGCCGTTTCTCATCCTGCTGGCCCTCACGCTTGCGTTTCTTGTCATCCAGAACCTCCTTTCCATGGGGGCGAGTGAAGTGCTAGGCCTTCCACAAGGCATGGCAATCCTTCTCGGTTCGATCTCACTGATCGGCGGGCACGGCACGGCGATTGCCTGGGCACCTGTCGTGTCGAGCCGTTTCGGTCTCACCAATGCTCTCGAAATCGGCATTGCCAGCGCAACGCTCGGCCTCGTCGTCGCCAGTCTGATCGGGGGACCAATCGCGCAGTATCTAATCGCCCGGAATGGCCTGAGCGGCCCCAAGGACGAGGAGCTGACGATCGGCGTGTCGCGGGATGCGGCTGCCGGCCAGGAAGACGATGTCAGCTACATCGGCCTGTTGCGCACATTGCTGGTGACAAATATTGCCATCATCATCGGCTACGCCCTGCACGAGATTATCCTCGAAGCCGGGATCAATCTGCCGCTGTTCGTCGTCTGTCTGCTGGTCGCCATCGTGATGACGAACAGCATTCCGATCCTGGCGCCGAGCCTGCCCTGGCCGACCCACACCCGCGGTCTGGCGCTCATATCCGATCTCTCTCTGAACGTATTCCTGGCGATGTCTCTGATGAGCATGCAGTTGTGGGCCTTGAGCGGACTAGGCCTTTCGCTCGCGATCGTGCTGGCGGTTCAGACGCTTGCGGCCATCGTCTACATCATCCTCGTCGTGTTCCCGGCCATGGGGCGCAACTACAATGCGGCGGTCATTTCCGCCGGCTTTTGCGGGATTTCGCTCGGAGCGACCCCCACGGCAATAGCCAATATGACGGCGGTCACCAAGATCCACGGAGCAGCCACTATCGCGTTCATCATCCTGCCGCTCGTCTCCGCCTTCTTCATCGATCTTGCAAACGCAGCAGTGCTTGGGTTCCTTGTCCGGTGA